GGCTCGGACACCCCGAAGGCGAAGACCTCCCCCGCGGCGGCCTCCTCCAGGACGACGTCGCACGAGTGGTCCCCGCGCGCCCGGACGGAGCGCGCGACCGAGACCCACACGTGGTGCATGTTGACCGCGAGCGCCGTCGCGGGCGCCGCACCGGCGAGCCGCATCTGCTCGCGGGTCAGCTGCTCGAGGGACAGGCCGGCGCCGCCGAGCTCGGTGGGCACCATCGCCGTGAGGTAGCCGGCCGCGGCGAGCTCGGCGAGGTCCTCGGTGAAGAAGGCGTTCTCTCGGTCGTACCCCGCGGCGCGGCCGCGGATCCGCTCGAGGAGGTCGTCGGGCAGCAGCTCGCTGGTCATCACCCGAGCCTAGGCCCGCCTCCGCCCGGCTGTCGGCCCGGCTGTCGGCCCACTGTCCGGGCGGCTGAGCGCGCGCCCGGACCCGTGCCGTGCTTCCGTTGTCCCCGGGAGGGTGAGGATGACGGGGACCCAGGAGAAACCGGCCACGCAGGGCAGACGGCCGTCGCGCCGTTTCATGTTCGGCAAGGCCGTGCGCGACTTCTTCGCCGACGAGTGCCTCGACCGCTCGGCTGCCCTCACGCTCTACGCCGTCCTCGCCCTGCCCGCGGTCGCGATCATGCTCACCTCGGTGCTCGCCCTCATCGGTGAGGGGCCGCAGAGCACCGACACCATGCTCGAGATCCTCGGTCTCGTCGCGCCGGACGAGGACGCGCTCGCCGTCATCAGCCAGCCGGTCCGCGACGTCCTCGAGCAGCCGGCCGCCGGGTGGTCCCTCGTCCTGGGCGTCGTGACGTCGCTGTGGATCGCCGCCGGGTACGTCGCCTCCTTCGGGCGGGCGATGAACCGGGTCTACGGGGTGGCCGAGGGCCGCCCGGGCCTCCAGCTCATCGGCCGCCACCTGCTCACCACGCTCGTCCTCGTCCTGTTCGCCGCGCTGGTCACGCTCCTGTCGGTGGTCTCGGGACCGGTCGCCGACGCGGTCGGCGAGACCCTGGACCTGCGCGGTGCGCTCACCGTGTGGGAGCTGGCCCGCTGGCCGATCTCCCTCGCGGCGTTCCTCGCCGTCGTCTCCCTGCTCTACTACGCGACCCCGAACGTGCGCTCCCTGCGCCCGCGGCTGCTGTCCGCCGGCACGCTCGTCGCGGTGGGCGGCGCCGTCCTCGCCTCCCTGGCCTTCCAGCTCTACCTGCGTCTGGCGGGACGCGTCGAGTCGACGTACGGCGCCGCACTGGCCGGCATCGTCGTCTTCGTCCTGTGGCTGTGGCTCGTCAACGCCGCCCTGCTCCTGGGCGCCGAGCTCGACCGGGAGCTGGCCCGGGCCCGCCAGCTCGTCCGCGGCATCCCGGCCGACCGGAAGATCCAGGTGGACGTGCGTGACGAGCGGGCCTCCACCCGCGCCGAAGCGCGCCGCGACTCCGACGAGGCGCGGGCGCGGAGCCTGCGCCGGTCGTGGAACGACAGCGCGGAGTAGCCCTCCCGGAGGGTCACGTCCCGGTCCCGGTACGGTCACGGTTCGGCCACACCTGCCGGTCCGGGGGGCCGGGCTAGTTAGCGTCGAAGGATGAGACTCCTGCGGACGGTGGCCCTGCTCCTCGTGCTGCTCCTCGGGGCGGCCGCCTGCAGCGGCGCCGACGACTCCACGACGGGCACGGACTCCGGCGGCGACGCCGCCCGCGCGGGCATGGCCTCCGCCGAGGACGCGGAGGAGGCTGACGAGGCGCGCGAGGTCGTCGTCACCGGCTCGCTCACCCTCGTCGCCGACGACGCCCAGCGGGCGATGGACGAGATCGTGCGCATCGTCGGACAGGTCGGCGGCAGGATCCAGGAGCGCTCGGAGCACACCGGGCAGGACGGGGAGGACGTCTCGGGCGCCCTCACCGTCCGGGTGCCCGCCGCCGAGGTCACCGGCACGCTCGACGCCGTCGAGCGGCTCGGGGAGGTGACCGACGTGGCGATCGGCTCCGAGGACGTCACCCGCCAGGGCCGCAACCTCGACGCGCGCATCACCGCCCTGGAGACCTCGACCGAGCGACTCCTCGAGCTCATGGAGGACGCCGACTCCAGCGACCAGCTGCTCGCCGCGGAGGCCGCGCTGAGCGAGCGGCAGGCCGAGCTCGAGGCCCTCCAGGCCGAGCGCGCCTACCTCAGCGAGCAGGTCACGATGTCGACGCTGCACATCTCGGTGACCACCGACCACCCCGTCCGGCTCGAGGCCGGCGGGTTCGCCGGTGGCCTGCGCGGCGGCTGGGACGCGCTCGTGACCGTCGCCGACGGCCTGCTCGTCGCGCTCGGCGCGGCGCTGCCGTGGCTGCTCGTCCTCGGCCTCCCGGTCACCGCCGTCGTGCTCGCGCGCCGCCGCCGGCGGCGCCCGGCCGTCCCCCCGGCCGAGCCCGCCGCCACGGCGTAGGGCCGCTAGAGCCGCTTGACGAGGGGGAAGGTGATCGTCTCCCGGATCCCCTGGCCGGTGAGGGCCATGAGGAGACGGTCGATGCCCATCCCCATGCCACCGGCCGGCGGCATGCCCTGCTCCATCGCCTCGAGGAAGTCCTCGTCCAGGACCATCGCCTCCGGGTCCCCCGCCGCGGCGGCCAGTGCCTGCGCGGCGAAGCGCTCCCGCTGGACGACGGGGTCGACGAGCTCGGAGTAGGCGGTCGCGAGCTCGAACCCGCGCACGTACAGGTCCCACTTCTCCACGACGCCCGGCACCGACCGGTGCGCCCGGGTGAGCGGGGAGGTGTCCACCGGGTAGTCCCGCACGAAGGTCGGGGCGTGGAGGTGGTCGCCCACGAGGTGCTCCCACAGCTCCTCGACGACCTTGCCCG
Above is a genomic segment from Georgenia wutianyii containing:
- a CDS encoding YihY/virulence factor BrkB family protein yields the protein MFGKAVRDFFADECLDRSAALTLYAVLALPAVAIMLTSVLALIGEGPQSTDTMLEILGLVAPDEDALAVISQPVRDVLEQPAAGWSLVLGVVTSLWIAAGYVASFGRAMNRVYGVAEGRPGLQLIGRHLLTTLVLVLFAALVTLLSVVSGPVADAVGETLDLRGALTVWELARWPISLAAFLAVVSLLYYATPNVRSLRPRLLSAGTLVAVGGAVLASLAFQLYLRLAGRVESTYGAALAGIVVFVLWLWLVNAALLLGAELDRELARARQLVRGIPADRKIQVDVRDERASTRAEARRDSDEARARSLRRSWNDSAE
- a CDS encoding DUF4349 domain-containing protein, encoding MRLLRTVALLLVLLLGAAACSGADDSTTGTDSGGDAARAGMASAEDAEEADEAREVVVTGSLTLVADDAQRAMDEIVRIVGQVGGRIQERSEHTGQDGEDVSGALTVRVPAAEVTGTLDAVERLGEVTDVAIGSEDVTRQGRNLDARITALETSTERLLELMEDADSSDQLLAAEAALSERQAELEALQAERAYLSEQVTMSTLHISVTTDHPVRLEAGGFAGGLRGGWDALVTVADGLLVALGAALPWLLVLGLPVTAVVLARRRRRRPAVPPAEPAATA